A genomic region of Pelodiscus sinensis isolate JC-2024 chromosome 1, ASM4963464v1, whole genome shotgun sequence contains the following coding sequences:
- the DUSP6 gene encoding dual specificity protein phosphatase 6: MLDTFRPVPFASEMAVSKTAAWLNEQLELGSDRLLLMDCRSQELYESSHIESALHVALPGIMLRRLQKGNLPLRALFSSSEADREKFARRCGTHTVVLYDEHSSEWNENTGGESVLGLLLKRLKDEGCKAFYLEGGFSKFQAEFALHCETNLDSSCSSSSPSLPVLGLGGLRISSDSSSDIESDTDRDPNSATDSDGSPLSNSQPSFPVEILPYLYLGCAKDSTNLDVLEEFGIKYILNVTPNLPNLFENAGEFKYKQIPISDHWSQNLSQFFPEAISFIDEARGKNCGVLVHCLAGISRSVTVTVAYLMQKLNLSMNDAYDIVKTKKSNISPNFNFMGQLLDFERTLGLSSPCDNRVPGQQLYFSTPSNQNVFQVDSRQST, translated from the exons ATGCTGGATACGTTCCGCCCCGTGCCCTTCGCCTCGGAGATGGCTGTCAGTAAAACGGCGGCGTGGCTGAACGAGCAGCTGGAGTTGGGCAGCGACCGGCTGCTGCTCATGGACTGCCGCTCGCAGGAGCTGTACGAGTCGTCCCACATCGAGTCCGCCCTGCACGTCGCGCTGCCCGGCATCATGCTGCGGCGGCTGCAGAAGGGCAACCTGCCCCTGCGCGCCCTCTTCTCCAGCAGCGAGGCGGACCGCGAGAAGTTTGCCCGGCGCTGCGGGACCCACACGGTGGTGCTGTACGACGAGCACAGCAGCGAGTGGAACGAGAACACGGGCGGCGAGTCGGTGCTGGGTTTGCTGCTCAAGCGCCTGAAAGATGAAGGCTGCAAAGCGTTTTACCTGGAAG GTGGCTTCAGCAAATTCCAGGCCGAATTCGCCCTGCACTGTGAAACGAACCTAGACAGCTCTTGTAGCAGCAGTTCTCCTTCCCTGCCGGTCCTGGGGCTGGGAGGCCTGCGAATCAGCTCCGATTCGTCTTCCGACATTGAATCTGACACTGACCGAGACCCCAATAGTGCCACTGACTCAGATGGCAGCCCGCTGTCCAACAGCCAGCCTTCCTTCCCAGTCGAGATCTTGCCCTACCTCTACTTGGGCTGTGCCAAAGACTCCACCAACCTGGACGTGTTAGAAGAGTTTGGCATCAAATACATCTTGAACGTGACCCCCAATCTGCCTAATCTCTTTGAGAACGCCGGAGAGTTCAAATACAAGCAGATCCCCATCTCTGATCACTGGAGTCAAAACTTGTCTCAGTTCTTTCCCGAGGCCATCTCTTTCATAG ATGAAGCTCGGGGGAAGAACTGCGGCGTCCTGGTGCACTGCTTAGCGGGGATCAGCCGCTCCGTCACGGTGACCGTCGCGTACCTCATGCAAAAGCTCAACTTGTCCATGAACGACGCCTACGACATCGTCAAGACGAAGAAATCCAACATCTCGCCCAACTTCAACTTCATGGGCCAGCTGCTGGACTTCGAGCGGACGCTGGGGCTCAGCAGCCCCTGCGACAACCGGGTGCCCGGCCAGCAGCTGTACTTCTCCACCCCCTCCAACCAGAACGTCTTCCAAGTGGATTCCCGGCAGTCCACGTGA